Genomic DNA from Nymphalis io chromosome 5, ilAglIoxx1.1, whole genome shotgun sequence:
CGCCTCGTAGCCGCATGCagaaactagtattataaaaaatgtgacCGACAAATCTAACTTTTGTCAGTAAAAAATGCTCTACGTAAAGGTATTGCGATAAGGCAAAATTAGTGAAAGTTATTATGAAacgcaaagtgagtttgttttaaGTTGTTTTGGAATACAGAAATTCAACATcatattgattttattcattaaactgCAATTAAAAACTCAAATCTGACATTAAGTGGAATAAGATTACGCTACAATTGTAAGACGTGACATAAAGTACATTAAGCGCATGATAATTTACTCCGACATAAGCTGTCTAAGCTGTCAGACAAAATTGACTTTGATCATCGATAGATGGCGTCAAATGCAATTATCCCACGCTCAACTTGAAGCAAACAATCGCTATAAATAGCAATCATGATCAAGTTTTATTGTGAATGTACCAACACTAAATTATCCAAAGCATAACTTTGGTGTAACGGTTTTATGGGAAACCTCTCACGAACATGTAAAATGAGGATAAGAACTTCAATCGAAATTAACGGGACTCGGGTACTGATTactcttttattttatcatcagCGATGCGTGGATTGGAAAATTTTAACATCCAAATTTTCTGTAAgcaattaacttttaaataaaattttaaataaaaagatatgttaaatttttaatttacattcttGCATGTCATTGTCTTCATCGTCTACGTCCTCAATATCATTAATCCCTGGCTCCATTTTGATAAAGCTGCAAGAAGGTATAATGGACTCTTCCAGCAGCAATTGTTCTGAATTTTTTCCGGATTCCTTTTCTTCTAAAGCGGTTTGTAAATCACTCTCAGAGACGAGATGATCATACTCGTTTTTCGTCATAAACGTCGCTAAGCCCCTCTTCGGGTTGTAACCGAAAACTGATTCGCTTGGAGTTCGACGAATATGGACATTGAAGGTGTTGTTTAAAAGATATTGAACGTACTTAACGCCTTGATACCACTTTAAAGACGAATTTCGTTTATACCAATCATGTAGCATTCTTAATATATCTTCATTGGATTGTCCtaaaaagtcatttttatttcgACTAGCTTCAGCACACACGATTTTAATATCTGGATATACCGTATACATCCGTCGACATATTTGTTTTGTGACATAAATACCATTCTTCGATTGTAATATATTCGGTGCACCAAATACTAGAAATATTTCCAAGAGAGCATCGACGCTTTCATCTATGCTTATAGTCTTTAAGGGTTTCAGATGAACAAATTTCGTAACAAGATTCCTATACACGATTAAGCATTTGTAAGTTTCGCTAGCTACCGTTGTAACATCTATTATGTCCACTTGTCCTCGTGAATATAGTTCCGGATACACTTTATTATCTTCTTCAATACTCTCTTGCACGTCGGTATCTGATGCTTCATCATTGATAACTGATTCTAAAGGATCTGATCCTATCTCGATCTTTGATTCCACTTCAATGTTCCCGTCACTTATATCTAATTTATCTTCACTTTCGCTCATACTCTTAACAGATTTACTTCGCTTTATTACTTTATTCTTACAACCTTCACAAAGTGACAGGTAAAGCATGACTATTGCAGTCGTGATATTTTTGTACTTTGGTTTTATAGCGTACATCAAACGTGTTCTACCCGCATGGTTCATTTTTAAGTGATATTCACGTATGATGTCATATATTTCTTctaattttacaaacatttgTGGTTCCTTTTTTCCATCACTATGAGCCATGACCAGTCTATCCCCTTGTGAAGTTGTTATAAGATTATATCGTTTTAAACGCCGATAATCAGCTGGATgtttcttaatttttgttttcgcCTCTTTAACTTGTTGAATGAGCCGCGTATATTTTGCGGCAGTCATTAGGAACGTATTCGGCGCTggcttgtttaataataattcatttactcGCCGGTAGAATATCTCTCGATTTACATCGTTTGCATCCATTACATAGGAGTCACAAttacaagtaattaataaaagttaaatacaaCTGTAGATAACTGAACGTCTTCACAACGTAAACAAAAGCGTTACATAATAAAAGCAAGTTATTACGCGTATTAACCTTTAACAGCAAAATGCACACTACACGGAATGTCGGAGTCAAATCGTAACTTTATCGGCAAATACGAGAAGAACCGAGCGCGTACGAATACTGCGCCGGACAAAGAAAGATATTGACTAAACGAAAGCTCTCGCTCACACATATACCAGTACGAACGCGTTTTGTCCATTTAACTATCGAACCGGTCGACGTCGCGTTGACACTACAACACACTTATTACATTGACTCTTATCGCTATAATTTCAAGGTCTAATATTGTACGAAGACTAAAACATGAGTGCTAAATTTATTAGtctacataatattatctaGGTCTCCTATTAAAGTGAAACTCAATAATTTactaacgttattttttttatttttttttatagaataggaaggtggacgagcatatgggccacctgatggtaagtggtcaccaaacgcccttagacattggcattgtaagaaatgtcaaccatcgcttatagccaatgcgccaccaaccttgggaactaagattttatgtcccttgtgcctgtaattacactggctcactcacccttcaaaccggaacacaacaatatcaagtattgctgttttgcggtagaatatctgatgagtgggtggtacctacccagacgagcttgcacaaagccctaccaccagtatctttTGATCTACTTGTTGTAATCTTAATGTGTGTGATGTATTAACACATCGTTAGTGTTTAGTTTTTGGTATAAACCCTACCTAATGTAATATATCTGTACATTATCTGTGATCCTGTGCTTGtaacttatataatacatttttatatgtatataaatatgcatttaAATAGTGTTACGACTGAAATAGATAAgagtttgaatatattaaacattcacATTTCATTGCAATTATATAGAAGATTATTGTCTAGATCATCTCAGAAAAGTAGCActgaaaaatgtatatacaaaatatattcgaaatatgtgtaaaaagtagtattttttttcgatatgCTTATACAATTTTGGAGTGGGTTTTTAACACACCTATAAAGTGTGTGCTTAtactaaataacatatttttagcaTAAGATTTCATATAGTCGTACTATGTACTTATAGCTTAATTATGTggattattcatatttttcctatattttaatgcaataagtaTACTAAgcgtacttattttttatctgtaaaacttttgtaacaataaatatttacaattaaaattttaaagaaccTACAACTTACTAGCAGCAATCCATTTGTTGACAGCCTCGTTACTaattcaaaatcattttttttaatatattttttttttgtaactataataataactatgtattatattatgagtGCCTATGATGATGTATGacatacaaatcataaaatgcTGCCTGGATTAGCATTACCTGGGATATGGTGTGCCGTCAGGACCTGGACAATCTATTCCTTGGAGTGCATCTCCCCACGCATACTTTAATTTTGGCCCACAGTCTCCCACCACGCAGACAGCTATTGTCGCCTGGAAAATATCaagagtatattaaaattaacattaataatgttGTAGCTTATAAACTAACatagttttgttttatcaataatttactCGATTTAATCACAAGTTAAACATTTTgcttaattaacataaatgttaATTGTCATGATTTCAATAACAATTACCCAAAGTACAAATACAATacaaggtaaaaaaataattgagaaTTATAGATATTGGAATAAATAAGCTTGATAAATTTATCATCTGTGTGTGGTgtgctatattattattttctctttatttaaaattttatgaaagttatcacacaaacaaacaattaaaaaaaaacacaaaactatCTCGATAAGATGATAAatagtgaaaatataatttcatcaaTAAAAACGATTAACTATCGATAGTCACGCGAAATCGTAAGATCGTGAGCTAGTCAGGACGGTATGTGTGTCGTGGCCCCATAGCACAGTTCTGCCTACAGTCCAAACAATACCTGTCCTTTCATGCACTATCTAACCGGTTCAACATTTCccactaaaatataattacgtagCCCAGCTGGTGcaggaataaaaatataccgtAATGTCTTCAAAATGTTATCCGttacatttatatcaaaattaaaacttatccTATATAATATACGTGGTCTGTTTTAACATGTTTTATAACCTTTATACTTGACATTCCTTGCATTCTTAACtttcaaaatgttttctttaattatattattgcaataaaggtttttattttattattacgcatattttaacgtaattattttattgttaaatttaatcagtgtattcat
This window encodes:
- the LOC126768515 gene encoding KRAB-A domain-containing protein 2-like: MDANDVNREIFYRRVNELLLNKPAPNTFLMTAAKYTRLIQQVKEAKTKIKKHPADYRRLKRYNLITTSQGDRLVMAHSDGKKEPQMFVKLEEIYDIIREYHLKMNHAGRTRLMYAIKPKYKNITTAIVMLYLSLCEGCKNKVIKRSKSVKSMSESEDKLDISDGNIEVESKIEIGSDPLESVINDEASDTDVQESIEEDNKVYPELYSRGQVDIIDVTTVASETYKCLIVYRNLVTKFVHLKPLKTISIDESVDALLEIFLVFGAPNILQSKNGIYVTKQICRRMYTVYPDIKIVCAEASRNKNDFLGQSNEDILRMLHDWYKRNSSLKWYQGVKYVQYLLNNTFNVHIRRTPSESVFGYNPKRGLATFMTKNEYDHLVSESDLQTALEEKESGKNSEQLLLEESIIPSCSFIKMEPGINDIEDVDDEDNDMQECKLKI